The Sus scrofa isolate TJ Tabasco breed Duroc chromosome 6, Sscrofa11.1, whole genome shotgun sequence region GGCGGGCAGCTGAGCTGGGACACCGGACACCAGGCAGCTGCTGCCCCGCCCTCAGACCTTGTGGATGGAGCGTGGGGCTCCGGAGGACACCCGGGGGGACAGGACCCCGACCTGGCCGGGGGGTCGGGACTCGCATCTGCCGAGGGAGCCTGCGGGGCGGGGAGGCTGCGACTGTCCTTCTGTCCGTGCGTCCTTCTGTCCGTGGACTCTCTCCGGCCCTGAGGTTGCAACTCCACGGCAGTTTGTAGAGCGCCTGCTGCCCCTGGACCACCCTGGGCACTCAGTTTTGCTGAGAAAAATGGTTGCATTTGGGCAAAGACGTGGAGAGTGTGGAGACGAGGGCGGAGAGGGGACAGGCCAGTCACGCAGGACCCTGCAGCACCCTCGGGATGCTGGCCAGGGGCCCGGGATGCCCCAGTGCCCGTCTCAGGGAACATGGCCTGGGGGCCTGGCTCTCCCCTCAGCTCCCAGGAAGGCCAGCGTCCCATCCACCTCGGCAGCGGCTTCGGGACACCGGCCCACAGCCCGGCCCGGGCAGGGCTCCCTCCTCGTCCCTTCTCCACACATGTGGGGGCTGAGGCCCCCTGCGGGTCAGTGCCGCGAACGGGCCTGGGTGTGCAGCATCCGCCCCGTGCCAGGCTCCACGAGGGCGGGGGTCCCAAGACCCACGAGAGCGTGGTCTCCCGGGCCCTGTGCCCATCTCCTCCCCTCCAGGCTCGTGGGGCCCATGGAACAGGATTCTGTGTCAGGACTCTGTTCCCGTGGCTGTGTCATCGTCAGTACCCGCCGACCTTCCTCCTCCCGTGCCTTTTACAGCAGGGTCACAGGAGATAATGGCCAAAGTCAGACCACAGGAGGTCAACGCTGGGGCCTGGATGGGGCTGAGGCCAACAGACCCTTCCCCGGTGGAGGGTTCTAGAACCCCAGGGCTGGGAGCGCTGGGCTGTGTCCCCTTCTCAGCCGGGCAGGCGGGCTGGGACAGTGATGGATGGGGTGGCCTGTTGCGGCTGATGCCGTGTTCTTTCCCACCGGCTCCACCCCGCCGCTGAGAGCTGCTTCCCTGGGGGTGGATCAGTGGCATTTACCGGGAAGTGGACACACTGTCTGGGAAAGACGCAGGGGCTCCCCTGGGGAGCGCCGCCAGACTCTGGGAATGTTCTCGAGGGCTGGGAGCCCAGGGCTGCGGGAGGGGCTGTGACAGCGGCTGGAGGGAGTCCAGCTCCGAGGGGCCGCCCTCTCGTCCTCTGGCTCGCTGGCCCTGGTGGACGGGCTCCTGCACCTCAGCTGGACGTCAGGACAGCACCACCACTGCTCCGGCCAGCGCCCCACCCTCGGGGATCTGGGACCCCGACAGTTAGAAGGGTGAATGGGGCGGGGCTCTAGCGGCAGGCCTCGCAgatggcagggggcggggggcgccggTAAGGCGCACCTCCTCCTTCCTGGGAGCCGGCCGGGTCACCTGGTCCCTCTGCCTAGGTTTCCCGTCCGTAAGATGCAGCAGGGCAGCCACTGCCTCTGGGGTTGCAGGCGGGTCATGAGGCGCTGGCTGGGCCCCTCACCTCCCAGCTGCCCACCTCTGAACAGGACCATGGGTAAGGGACCCCGCAGCCCAGAGATGTCCCTTGCCTGCCACCGGGACGAGGGCTGCTGTTCTGGCCGGGGCACTGCGCGGGGCtccgggagagctggtgggaCCCCTGCCGGGCGCAGACCCCAGGTGTGCCTCTTCCGTCTCCCCCTTGTTCCTCTGATGCAGGTTCTCCACTTTGCATTTGGGGAAAGGTACCTGCGGTGCTTGTGGTCCTGGGGCTGCCATGGATGCCGGGTGTGCCACTGCTGGAGGCACAGGGGTGCTGTGGCCAGGCCCCATTTCCTCCTTCTGGAGCTCCGCGTCCAAGAGCCCATGGAGCTCGGAAGATGGGCCTCGCGCTCACCTGCCCAAGTCGGGGCACGCAGGGCGTCCCCCCGACTCAGGTCAATGAACCCCCCCGAGCTCAAACCCTAGGCACCCGCCTTCCACGTCCGGTCAGTCCATGTGGTCTTcctgggcaatgctggattggcTTCAGaattttctagtctcccaggtgACTGCGGGGCCCAGGGGGCCTGAGACGCCAATGGAGAGGCTCGCGTTTGGGCCCTGCTGCCCATCAGGCTCTGAGCCTCTGAGCCTCTCGGGGGCAGCTGGTGCTGTTATATGTTCatctcaaaagaaagaaataagataaaGCTTAAGACGAATGTTCTGCTTTCCCAGGCCCCACCACAGAGCTGCTGACCAGTCCCTTAAAAAGCGACGCTGGGTGGAGGGTTTGTGGGCTGAGGACACCAATGACCACAGAACCAAGAGTGGGGGGATGCAGGTCCCAAGCAGGGCAGGGGACCACTGGGGTCAGCCCAGGGTGCTGGGAGCTGTGACCCAGCGCGTCCCGACAGGGCTTTCCAGGAACAGCATGACACTCCAACGAGGCACTGCATGGACGTGCAGGGCCCAGAGCCTGGCTGCCCCTGCACCTCAGGATGCCAGGGAGGGGACACGAGGGCCTGGGGGAGACCTGAGAATGGGGGCAGGGAACGAGCTGCCCATGAGGCTGACCCAGGTTTTCCAGGGTGCCATGGCACCCTCAGCAGCCTTGGGGGAGTAGATCCTGCCCCCTTTCTGGCCCCAACACTCAGCACCAGGCAGGAgggccctccccaggcccccagccctaGCTTATGGGAGGGGGGGTCTGCATGCCCCCATGCCCAGCCAGCTGGGCAGTACGGTTGTGCCAGAGCCCTGGGGGGTCCAGTCTCCACCTGGGAGGCCAGGAAGCGGCCCTTGGCTGGCACGGGGCCTTGGAAGGGGCTGGGCAGGAAGCCTGCGCCTGGGAGCAGCTCCTAGCCATGTGCCCAGGCCACGCAGGCCAGCAGGTGCTAGGCTTGGCTCCTGCGCAGGCGATCAGGGCTACACACGCAGCTTGGGGCTGCGGAGGTGGAGAGAGGACAGCTATTAGTAAAAGTTAATGGCTGCCACACGG contains the following coding sequences:
- the LOC110260879 gene encoding vegetative cell wall protein gp1-like, coding for MGRWPSWELRGEPGPQAMFPETGTGASRAPGQHPEGAAGSCVTGLSPLRPRLHTLHVFAQMQPFFSAKLSAQGGPGAAGALQTAVELQPQGRRESTDRRTHGQKDSRSLPAPQAPSADASPDPPARSGSCPPGCPPEPHAPSTRSEGGAAAAWCPVSQLSCPPWQSLRCPWHLPGTLCPSQARLFREESSTLSPLPPRPEQRESARRDPSAQAQGFQDPVIPPSSHASPEEDAAVPPVPDGDTETRSQRARRQGAPWLPISFPSGPSPRVAFHACTPPPCCPTASSPRPPGPRRPLGTKHFPGSSPARRVPGQGPQGPLKR